A single window of Acinetobacter wuhouensis DNA harbors:
- a CDS encoding RNA recognition motif domain-containing protein, with amino-acid sequence MKILVRNLERSVTEAELLELFKPFGTVESAVVVMDAETKKSKGFGFVEMPNGREAIKAIKGLNTLKVKGAGIRVKAAEDKPKA; translated from the coding sequence ATGAAAATTTTAGTACGTAACTTAGAGCGTTCAGTCACAGAAGCGGAATTGCTTGAATTGTTTAAACCTTTTGGTACGGTTGAGTCTGCTGTTGTGGTGATGGATGCAGAAACCAAGAAGTCGAAAGGCTTTGGCTTTGTGGAAATGCCAAATGGTCGTGAAGCGATTAAAGCGATCAAAGGTTTGAATACACTCAAAGTGAAAGGTGCTGGTATTCGTGTCAAAGCGGCAGAAGATAAGCCAAAAGCTTAA
- a CDS encoding ATP-dependent helicase — protein sequence MSLANLINELNPQQKQAATTETKHSLVLAGAGCGKTKTIVARAAYLIDQGVPANQIQILTFTRRSASEIVARVELALGDQAKGLRASTFHTFCMYLLRRVPKAFGLEQFSIIDRDDQLMLFRLIRGKDDKKNPNALPKPQQLCDLYSFARNTRQKLSLALEKQLPEFLEYKDQIAEIMKEYESRKRTRYFLDYDDILAVVASGLAQSEGLTDYVAGLCQHMLVDEMQDTNPLQWAILEPLKDKTSLFCVGDDAQSIYGFRGADFENIHHFKDRVPDAEIFKLEKNYRSTQEILDLSNWLLDQSEIHYDKKLEAYRGDGIKPKMHVFPNEFDEAKWIAIDIKERHLLEAAAWNDHMVLVRSAFAARHIEAAFIQANVPYRFIGGMKLLETAHVKDLLSLLRVIANPMDDIAWMRFLTLWNGVGDVGASKLAQQLLLESDLDKLFEKLEKFGRIPDNTLLIMKQMSVLKTEVEACVKLGVEAILNQLEENYAKKDWHKRVGDFDLVKQLASKHSQLSEFLEEYVLDPVSISEIERQSQDDVVTLITIHSAKGTEQKVCYVANVSAGQYPHARAQGDFDEVEEERRVLYVALTRAQNELILTKQNLSFWAHTQTDEKGRKVESYFLNDLTRNLCTTETHYRQREQTVKSALIERKRINLDFGIDLD from the coding sequence ATGAGTTTAGCCAACCTGATCAATGAATTAAACCCTCAACAAAAACAAGCTGCTACGACTGAAACAAAACACAGTTTAGTACTTGCAGGGGCAGGTTGTGGCAAAACCAAAACCATCGTGGCACGTGCAGCATATCTGATTGATCAAGGTGTGCCTGCCAATCAAATCCAAATCCTGACTTTTACCCGCCGTTCTGCGAGTGAAATCGTGGCACGTGTGGAACTCGCTTTGGGTGATCAAGCCAAAGGCTTACGTGCTTCGACATTTCATACCTTTTGCATGTACCTCTTGCGCCGTGTGCCAAAAGCCTTTGGATTAGAACAATTTTCAATTATTGATCGTGATGACCAATTGATGTTATTCCGTTTGATTCGTGGTAAAGATGATAAGAAAAATCCAAACGCATTGCCGAAGCCACAACAGCTTTGCGACCTCTATTCATTCGCGCGCAATACGCGTCAAAAACTCAGTTTGGCTTTAGAAAAACAACTGCCTGAATTTTTAGAATATAAAGATCAAATTGCTGAGATTATGAAAGAGTACGAAAGCCGAAAACGTACACGTTATTTTCTGGATTATGACGATATTTTGGCTGTGGTGGCTTCAGGTTTGGCGCAGTCTGAGGGCTTGACTGATTATGTAGCAGGGCTGTGTCAACACATGCTCGTGGATGAGATGCAAGACACCAATCCATTGCAATGGGCGATTTTAGAACCACTGAAAGACAAAACTTCATTGTTCTGTGTGGGGGATGATGCACAGTCGATTTATGGATTCCGTGGTGCGGACTTTGAAAATATTCACCATTTCAAAGATCGAGTGCCTGATGCAGAAATTTTCAAACTGGAAAAAAATTATCGTTCTACCCAAGAAATTTTAGACCTGTCTAATTGGTTACTTGATCAAAGCGAAATTCATTACGACAAAAAATTAGAAGCCTATCGCGGTGATGGCATTAAACCGAAAATGCACGTCTTTCCCAATGAGTTTGATGAAGCAAAATGGATTGCCATCGACATTAAAGAACGGCATTTGCTTGAAGCGGCTGCATGGAATGATCACATGGTCTTGGTACGTTCCGCTTTTGCGGCACGACATATCGAGGCGGCATTTATCCAAGCCAATGTGCCATATCGTTTTATTGGTGGAATGAAATTGCTTGAAACTGCACACGTTAAAGACTTGTTGAGTTTACTCCGTGTGATCGCCAATCCAATGGATGATATTGCGTGGATGCGCTTTTTAACCCTATGGAATGGTGTCGGTGATGTTGGCGCAAGTAAGCTTGCACAGCAACTTTTACTCGAATCCGACTTAGATAAACTATTTGAGAAATTAGAAAAATTTGGGCGGATTCCTGACAATACTCTGCTGATTATGAAGCAAATGTCAGTACTCAAAACTGAAGTAGAAGCTTGTGTCAAACTCGGTGTCGAAGCCATTCTCAATCAACTTGAAGAAAATTATGCCAAGAAAGATTGGCATAAACGGGTGGGTGATTTTGATCTTGTAAAACAACTTGCTTCTAAACATTCACAACTGAGTGAGTTTTTAGAGGAATATGTACTTGATCCTGTGTCTATTTCTGAAATTGAACGTCAGTCGCAAGATGATGTGGTAACTTTAATCACCATTCATTCCGCTAAAGGAACTGAACAAAAAGTCTGTTATGTGGCGAATGTCTCCGCAGGGCAATATCCACACGCACGTGCGCAAGGTGATTTTGACGAAGTGGAAGAAGAACGCCGTGTGCTCTATGTGGCGTTAACCCGTGCGCAAAATGAGTTGATATTAACCAAACAAAATTTAAGTTTTTGGGCGCATACTCAAACTGATGAAAAAGGTCGTAAGGTGGAAAGCTATTTTCTCAATGATTTAACTCGAAATTTATGCACCACTGAAACCCATTATCGTCAGCGTGAACAAACGGTAAAAAGTGCTTTGATCGAACGGAAGCGGATTAATTTAGATTTTGGCATTGATCTGGATTAA
- a CDS encoding pilus assembly FimT family protein produces the protein MVKTLSFQRGFSLIELMVTITILAILVTAGSAFTAQWSKQAELDKAVMSFKSAIDIAKSTALRNEYATAQALPATQLCLDANTNELTVRKATSTASASCSTPIVFSAALSPSVEIKHTVTASNFNCFALNSSAQVISEVTGNCKTHLNISIRNGSLNENLIFN, from the coding sequence ATGGTAAAAACTCTATCTTTTCAAAGAGGTTTTAGCCTGATTGAACTGATGGTCACCATCACTATTTTGGCAATCCTCGTGACGGCAGGTTCCGCATTTACAGCACAATGGTCGAAGCAAGCAGAGTTAGACAAAGCAGTGATGTCCTTTAAAAGTGCAATAGACATTGCAAAATCAACAGCACTTCGTAATGAATACGCGACTGCTCAGGCTTTGCCCGCAACTCAACTCTGTCTTGATGCAAATACGAATGAATTAACTGTTAGAAAAGCGACTTCTACAGCATCAGCCAGTTGTAGCACACCTATTGTATTTAGTGCTGCTCTTAGCCCTTCAGTTGAAATCAAACATACTGTAACCGCATCAAATTTTAACTGTTTTGCTTTAAATAGCTCTGCTCAAGTTATTTCTGAAGTTACTGGAAACTGTAAAACACATTTAAATATTAGCATTCGCAATGGGAGTTTAAATGAAAATCTCATCTTCAATTAA
- a CDS encoding glycerate kinase family protein: MTTFILAPDSFKESMTAEQACLAMQRGIEKVIPDANIIHVPMADGGEGTVDALVSARNGRKVYIEVSGPLIQQKVQAYFGLIENDQTAVIEMALANGIHLIEKSQRNPLYTSTFGTGEMIKAALDLGVSKIIIGLGGSVTNDAGAGMAQALGAKFLDELGQSVALGGGQLDQIQSIDLSELDARLKQTEIIIASDVNNPLCGENGASYIFAPQKGASPEMVKILDQNLKHFADLVESTLNIEKQNINGAGAAGGLGFGLMAFAGASIRSGVEIIIEETQLAEKIAQADYVFTGEGGIDFQTKFGKTPFGVVQVAKRFNKPVIAFAGYVGEGIEELYDEGFTAIFGIVDGACDLQTALKNGEQNLERACENIVRLIVQERKY, from the coding sequence ATGACGACTTTTATCCTTGCTCCCGATTCATTTAAAGAAAGTATGACAGCTGAACAAGCTTGCTTGGCTATGCAACGTGGTATTGAAAAAGTTATACCTGATGCAAACATCATTCATGTACCGATGGCAGATGGTGGAGAAGGAACAGTTGATGCTTTGGTTTCTGCACGAAATGGACGCAAAGTCTACATCGAAGTTTCAGGACCATTGATTCAGCAAAAAGTCCAAGCCTATTTCGGTCTGATTGAAAATGATCAAACGGCTGTGATCGAAATGGCACTTGCCAATGGTATTCACCTGATCGAAAAGTCACAACGTAATCCTTTATATACTTCAACTTTTGGCACAGGGGAAATGATTAAAGCTGCATTGGACTTGGGTGTATCGAAAATCATCATTGGACTAGGTGGTAGTGTCACCAATGATGCAGGTGCGGGTATGGCACAAGCGTTGGGTGCAAAGTTTTTAGATGAGCTTGGTCAATCCGTTGCCTTGGGCGGTGGTCAGCTTGATCAGATTCAAAGCATTGATCTTTCGGAATTGGATGCTCGTTTAAAACAGACTGAGATTATCATTGCAAGTGATGTGAATAATCCTTTGTGTGGTGAAAATGGTGCATCCTATATTTTTGCGCCACAGAAAGGTGCAAGCCCTGAAATGGTCAAAATCTTAGATCAAAACTTAAAGCATTTTGCTGATTTGGTTGAATCTACTTTAAACATTGAAAAACAGAATATTAACGGTGCAGGGGCAGCAGGTGGTTTGGGTTTTGGCTTGATGGCTTTTGCAGGTGCAAGTATTCGTTCTGGTGTGGAAATCATTATTGAAGAAACCCAACTTGCTGAAAAAATTGCTCAAGCAGATTATGTATTTACAGGTGAGGGGGGTATTGATTTTCAGACTAAGTTTGGCAAAACCCCATTTGGTGTGGTGCAAGTGGCAAAGCGTTTCAATAAGCCTGTGATTGCTTTTGCAGGCTATGTCGGTGAAGGCATTGAAGAGCTTTATGATGAAGGATTTACTGCTATTTTCGGCATTGTGGATGGTGCATGTGATCTGCAAACAGCTTTGAAAAATGGTGAGCAGAATTTGGAAAGAGCTTGTGAGAATATTGTCCGTTTAATTGTGCAAGAAAGAAAATATTGA
- a CDS encoding HdeD family acid-resistance protein codes for MRTVGNDIVRHQLHENRKWYLLLGAVLVIFGLVLLASLGMATLTVVVLFGVLMMIGGVIHLIAAFKIFDGGFRWLWALFGILYLIAGYYAFKSPITTAVVLTNLLAIALLIGGFIRVFNAFMLKPMSGWGWTLFSGLLTLATGAIILASPDAPFWVLGLFLGVDILFQGVNYLTFAAAIKQIPPASH; via the coding sequence ATGCGTACTGTGGGAAATGATATAGTCCGTCATCAATTGCATGAAAATCGGAAATGGTATTTATTGTTGGGTGCGGTCTTGGTCATCTTTGGCTTGGTACTACTTGCCTCATTGGGTATGGCAACATTAACAGTTGTCGTCTTGTTTGGTGTCCTGATGATGATCGGTGGAGTGATTCATTTAATTGCTGCTTTTAAAATCTTTGATGGCGGCTTTCGTTGGCTTTGGGCATTGTTCGGAATACTGTATTTGATCGCTGGTTATTATGCGTTTAAATCTCCGATTACTACGGCTGTGGTGTTGACCAATCTACTAGCGATTGCTTTATTAATTGGCGGTTTTATTCGAGTTTTTAATGCCTTTATGTTGAAACCGATGTCAGGTTGGGGGTGGACATTATTTTCAGGTTTACTGACTTTGGCGACAGGTGCAATTATTTTAGCTTCGCCTGATGCTCCGTTTTGGGTTTTAGGATTATTTCTTGGTGTGGATATTTTATTTCAAGGAGTAAACTATCTGACTTTTGCTGCTGCAATTAAGCAGATACCACCAGCAAGTCATTGA
- the rpmB gene encoding 50S ribosomal protein L28: MSKVCQVTGKRPVVGNNVSHANNKTKRRFEPNLHHHRFWLESEKRFVRLRLTTKGMRIIDKLGIEKVVADLRAQGQKI, translated from the coding sequence ATGTCTAAGGTTTGCCAAGTTACCGGCAAGCGTCCAGTCGTTGGTAACAACGTCTCACACGCCAACAACAAAACTAAACGCCGGTTCGAGCCGAACCTGCATCACCACCGTTTCTGGTTAGAAAGCGAAAAACGTTTTGTACGTCTTCGTTTAACCACTAAAGGTATGCGTATTATCGACAAATTGGGCATCGAAAAGGTTGTTGCTGACCTACGTGCTCAAGGTCAAAAGATCTAA
- a CDS encoding cation:proton antiporter: protein MPHDVDLIILLAVGFGIALIFGYIAARLRLPPLIGYLIAGIIISPNTPGVVADIALANQLAELGVMFLMFGVGMHFSLNDLMQVRKIALPGAILQITVATCLGMIVSHFWGWGWGSALVFGLSLSCASTVVLLKALGDKGLLDSVNGKIAVGWLLVEDLAMVLVLVLLPATAVLLGGHAPEGHAADENIWLTLGITLLKVTGFIAFMLIIGKRLVPMIMQYVARLGSRELFTLTVVAAAVSIAYGSYAIFGVSMALGAFFAGMVVKESDFSHRAEEETLPLREIFSILFFVSVGMLFDPRIIVEQPLHILAVIAIIMIGKTIAAMALVLFFRYPINTALTVGASLAQIGEFSFILATLGLSLGLLTPEAQNLILAGALFSITLNSFLFSAIEPVQNWIRERSHLARLLERSGDPLAMLPDEVDQDYLRDQVVIVGHGEVGRRITKTLMDDGIKVVIAEENREIVENLREKGIAAVSGRATEPSVLIQAHIQHARLLVISPMDIVDIHKIVDTAKLLNPQIQVLVCAENKEEAEVIRKDDIGDVYYAKEEMAKNMSNHILNQIQIAHHHQPTH, encoded by the coding sequence GTGCCTCATGATGTAGATTTGATCATTTTACTTGCAGTTGGTTTTGGTATTGCCCTTATTTTTGGCTATATCGCTGCTCGGTTACGTCTACCTCCTTTGATCGGGTATTTAATTGCAGGGATTATCATTAGCCCCAACACGCCTGGCGTTGTCGCAGATATTGCGCTTGCCAATCAACTTGCAGAACTCGGTGTGATGTTCCTGATGTTTGGTGTGGGCATGCATTTTTCTCTCAATGATCTAATGCAAGTCCGAAAAATTGCTCTACCTGGTGCAATTCTACAAATTACAGTCGCCACCTGTTTAGGTATGATCGTATCGCATTTTTGGGGTTGGGGTTGGGGTTCAGCTCTGGTATTTGGTCTAAGCTTGTCTTGTGCAAGTACTGTCGTATTGCTTAAAGCCTTAGGTGATAAAGGTTTATTGGACTCAGTCAATGGTAAAATTGCTGTCGGCTGGCTCTTGGTTGAAGACCTTGCTATGGTTTTGGTCTTGGTCCTGCTTCCAGCAACAGCCGTTTTATTGGGTGGTCATGCACCTGAAGGGCATGCGGCAGATGAAAATATTTGGCTAACGCTTGGGATTACTCTACTCAAAGTCACAGGCTTTATTGCTTTTATGCTGATTATTGGCAAACGCCTCGTTCCAATGATTATGCAGTATGTCGCTCGTTTGGGTTCTAGAGAGCTTTTTACCCTGACTGTCGTTGCAGCAGCAGTTTCAATTGCATACGGCTCATACGCGATCTTTGGCGTTTCTATGGCACTTGGTGCATTCTTTGCTGGAATGGTCGTCAAAGAATCAGACTTTAGCCATCGTGCAGAAGAAGAAACGCTACCGTTGCGTGAAATTTTCTCAATTTTATTCTTCGTTTCTGTCGGAATGCTGTTCGACCCGCGTATCATTGTGGAACAACCGCTTCATATCCTTGCTGTTATTGCCATCATTATGATTGGTAAAACCATTGCAGCAATGGCGTTAGTATTGTTCTTCCGTTATCCAATTAATACAGCACTAACAGTGGGTGCAAGTTTGGCACAGATTGGAGAGTTCTCATTTATCCTAGCAACTCTAGGTTTATCTTTAGGTTTACTCACACCTGAAGCACAGAACTTAATCTTAGCAGGTGCTTTATTTTCAATTACGCTCAACTCATTTTTATTCTCTGCGATTGAACCTGTACAAAATTGGATTCGTGAACGTTCACATTTGGCGCGTTTATTAGAACGTAGTGGTGACCCTTTAGCCATGCTCCCTGATGAGGTTGATCAAGACTATTTACGTGATCAAGTCGTGATTGTGGGTCATGGTGAAGTTGGACGTCGTATCACCAAAACCCTAATGGATGACGGGATTAAAGTTGTTATTGCAGAGGAAAATCGTGAAATTGTTGAAAATCTACGTGAAAAAGGGATAGCTGCGGTTTCTGGTCGTGCAACTGAACCGAGTGTACTGATTCAAGCGCATATTCAACACGCTCGCCTATTGGTCATTTCACCGATGGACATTGTCGATATTCATAAAATTGTCGATACTGCAAAATTACTTAATCCGCAGATTCAAGTGCTTGTTTGTGCTGAGAATAAAGAAGAAGCCGAAGTCATTCGTAAAGATGACATTGGTGACGTCTATTATGCCAAAGAGGAAATGGCAAAAAATATGAGCAATCATATTTTGAATCAAATCCAAATTGCCCATCATCATCAACCAACACATTGA
- a CDS encoding DUF6586 family protein, with protein MSRVARFHADRTNQKLYFARLSCMQAEQSENVQQAQAHREAAVFHLHGGVLAFLQELVRYYRLNDLTPTLKSIEENMAAKGQVSPEVVVMQQLAKSGFIAELKRAYRLCQYAPEPSAPEPEDETSSNLIIKVTQTPQAWLPDTKILREWHRDLTHLIDGFRNEMVEF; from the coding sequence ATGTCACGTGTAGCCCGCTTTCATGCAGACCGTACCAATCAAAAACTCTATTTTGCTCGCCTTTCTTGTATGCAAGCAGAGCAGAGTGAAAATGTACAACAAGCGCAGGCGCACCGTGAAGCAGCAGTTTTTCATCTGCATGGAGGAGTTTTAGCATTTCTACAAGAACTGGTGCGTTATTATCGTTTAAATGATCTTACTCCGACACTAAAATCAATTGAAGAAAATATGGCGGCAAAAGGGCAAGTTTCGCCAGAAGTTGTAGTGATGCAACAGCTTGCAAAAAGTGGTTTTATTGCGGAATTAAAAAGAGCTTATCGTCTGTGCCAATATGCACCTGAGCCAAGTGCACCTGAACCAGAAGATGAAACATCTTCAAATTTGATTATTAAAGTCACTCAAACACCACAAGCATGGTTGCCTGATACTAAAATTTTAAGAGAATGGCACCGAGATTTAACTCACCTCATTGATGGTTTTCGTAATGAAATGGTGGAATTCTGA
- a CDS encoding coniferyl aldehyde dehydrogenase, protein MNSQTKTNSMTPYSPEVQHMHDILEQQKIAYQRHPVPTAKERIERLARLKKVLVKYQDQLADAINQDYGNRSISETKIGELLTCLEQIKYYSKHLSTWMKPSKRHVSMLHQPAKAWVQYQPLGVIGIIAPWNYPLILSVGPLICALAAGNHAMLKISSSSANFGHVLENALSEAFPQELVAVINGGGAISDAFSHLAFDKIIFTGSTNVGKTVMSAAAENLVPVILELGGKSPVIVHPSSDLKLVAERIAFGKLWNSGQTCVAPDYMFLPKGKTKEFIENFRQAATSMYPSIRDNQDYTSIINDKQYNRIQGYLEDARQQGADIIEINPKNEDLSSVRKIAPTFLSGVLPTMDIMKNEIFGPVLPIMEYDQIDDVIDFINGRPRPLALYYFDFDNARADYVSQRTHSGHFGQNAVLTHVAQDDLPFGGVGASGMGKYHGPEGFFGLSHERSVMSIPKLFSLKFILPPYDKPLNKILEKTFLR, encoded by the coding sequence ATGAACAGTCAAACAAAAACAAATTCAATGACGCCTTATTCACCTGAAGTTCAACACATGCATGACATTCTTGAACAACAGAAAATTGCTTATCAACGTCATCCAGTGCCAACAGCGAAAGAACGTATTGAACGTTTAGCACGTTTAAAGAAGGTTCTCGTAAAATATCAAGATCAATTGGCAGATGCAATTAATCAAGATTATGGCAATCGCTCTATCAGCGAAACCAAAATTGGAGAATTACTCACATGTTTAGAGCAAATTAAATATTATAGCAAGCATTTAAGTACTTGGATGAAACCATCTAAGCGCCATGTTTCTATGTTACATCAACCTGCAAAAGCTTGGGTGCAGTACCAACCTTTAGGTGTAATCGGGATTATTGCACCATGGAATTATCCATTAATTCTTTCGGTTGGCCCTTTAATTTGTGCATTGGCAGCGGGCAACCATGCCATGCTTAAAATTTCAAGCTCATCAGCAAACTTTGGTCATGTGCTTGAAAATGCCTTGTCTGAAGCATTTCCGCAAGAATTGGTTGCTGTGATCAATGGTGGTGGCGCAATTTCAGATGCATTCTCACACTTAGCATTTGATAAAATCATTTTTACAGGTTCAACCAATGTCGGTAAAACCGTCATGTCTGCTGCGGCTGAGAATTTAGTTCCAGTTATCCTTGAGTTAGGTGGAAAATCACCTGTAATCGTACATCCATCCAGTGATTTAAAGCTGGTGGCTGAACGTATTGCCTTTGGTAAATTATGGAACTCAGGTCAAACTTGTGTTGCACCTGACTATATGTTCCTACCTAAGGGAAAAACCAAAGAATTCATTGAAAACTTTAGACAAGCTGCAACTTCGATGTACCCTTCTATTCGTGATAATCAAGACTACACCAGTATTATCAATGATAAACAATACAATCGTATCCAAGGTTATTTAGAAGATGCTCGTCAACAAGGTGCAGACATCATTGAAATTAATCCTAAAAATGAAGATCTAAGCTCAGTCCGCAAAATCGCACCTACATTCCTGTCTGGCGTACTACCAACCATGGACATCATGAAAAATGAAATCTTTGGTCCAGTACTTCCAATCATGGAATATGATCAAATAGACGATGTAATTGACTTTATTAATGGCAGACCACGTCCACTTGCTTTATACTATTTCGACTTTGACAATGCCCGTGCAGATTACGTTTCGCAACGTACCCATTCTGGGCATTTCGGTCAAAATGCCGTGCTTACCCATGTCGCACAAGACGATCTTCCTTTTGGTGGCGTTGGTGCATCAGGTATGGGCAAATATCATGGCCCTGAAGGATTCTTCGGTTTGTCGCATGAGCGTTCAGTGATGTCTATTCCTAAGCTATTTAGCTTAAAATTCATCTTACCGCCGTACGATAAACCTCTAAATAAGATTTTAGAGAAAACTTTCTTACGCTAA
- a CDS encoding PilW family protein: MNKHAQAGVTLISLLVGLVIAMICIIAVLTTYRVVVKTGTESRIAANHDTQLQMGLTNAQMLLQNAGFGLDGTTHLVTSVNITAQVNSASQTISNAVLWRFQGNDGVTCQGLADIKNADNTQRQLVLLSGITTGSTLCDSTTNLTALKWQVQSSLANLRDYSSDQSNPAQIIWQKTNAACTPYGAGKLDESTQHVVIKISSKTSTQQSANLSPVEVSVCLVNISV, from the coding sequence ATGAATAAGCATGCTCAAGCTGGTGTGACTTTGATTAGTCTTTTAGTTGGGTTAGTCATTGCCATGATTTGTATTATTGCCGTGCTTACCACATACCGTGTCGTGGTTAAAACAGGTACAGAATCTCGCATTGCAGCAAATCATGACACCCAATTACAAATGGGCTTAACCAATGCACAAATGTTATTACAAAATGCTGGCTTTGGCTTAGATGGTACAACGCATTTAGTAACTAGTGTGAATATCACTGCGCAAGTAAATTCAGCCTCACAAACGATTAGCAATGCTGTTTTGTGGCGATTTCAAGGTAACGATGGTGTTACTTGTCAAGGTTTGGCAGACATTAAAAATGCAGATAACACTCAACGGCAATTGGTATTACTCAGTGGCATAACTACTGGCAGTACACTTTGTGATTCCACAACAAATTTAACGGCTTTAAAATGGCAAGTGCAAAGCAGTCTTGCCAACTTACGAGACTATTCATCAGATCAGTCTAACCCCGCTCAAATCATATGGCAAAAGACAAATGCTGCATGTACGCCTTATGGTGCAGGGAAACTTGATGAATCTACGCAACACGTAGTGATTAAAATTTCTTCTAAAACAAGTACACAACAAAGTGCTAATTTAAGCCCTGTTGAAGTTTCAGTGTGCTTAGTCAATATTTCTGTTTGA
- a CDS encoding carboxymuconolactone decarboxylase family protein: protein MSRVNLGKTAPELYKTVLELENLSVQKVKQAGLDLGFSHLLKLRASQINQCSFCVRMHTQDAIKAGESVDRIALISAWRESQYFSDKERAALILIEEITLIAQQHFPDEAYATAKEVLNDDEITAIEWIAIVINTWNRIAISSQYKVAP, encoded by the coding sequence ATGTCACGTGTCAATCTCGGTAAAACCGCACCTGAACTGTATAAAACAGTGCTTGAACTTGAAAATTTATCCGTGCAAAAAGTGAAACAAGCAGGTTTAGATCTTGGTTTCTCACATCTGTTAAAATTACGTGCTTCGCAAATTAATCAATGTTCTTTTTGTGTACGTATGCATACACAAGATGCAATCAAGGCAGGTGAGTCTGTAGATCGAATTGCTTTGATCAGTGCGTGGCGAGAAAGTCAGTATTTTTCAGATAAAGAACGTGCTGCCTTAATTTTGATTGAAGAAATCACATTGATTGCACAACAGCATTTCCCTGATGAAGCCTATGCAACCGCGAAAGAAGTATTGAATGATGACGAAATTACGGCGATTGAATGGATTGCGATTGTCATTAATACGTGGAATCGTATTGCCATTTCAAGTCAATATAAAGTGGCGCCTTGA
- the rpmG gene encoding 50S ribosomal protein L33, translated as MRDKIRLVSTAGTGYFYTTTKNKRTMPEKMEIKKFDPKIRQHVVFKEAKIK; from the coding sequence ATGCGTGATAAAATTCGCCTAGTTTCTACTGCTGGTACAGGTTATTTCTATACCACTACTAAGAACAAACGTACTATGCCGGAAAAAATGGAAATCAAAAAATTTGATCCAAAAATCCGTCAACACGTAGTTTTCAAAGAAGCTAAAATTAAATAA
- a CDS encoding PulJ/GspJ family protein — MKISSSIKRHQQGVGLVEALISIALSSIVIMGAAYSTGKILTSQQQTNFQYIVINELQARLQNASVAQKSKWCDGTEVPNIVLPKEQTPTDIDVSCDAVDFTINNETNTTLNRTISEQQPVKFEVNSTLLGGKLTVGESLQ, encoded by the coding sequence ATGAAAATCTCATCTTCAATTAAAAGGCACCAACAGGGTGTTGGCTTAGTCGAAGCCTTAATTTCTATTGCTTTGTCTAGTATCGTCATTATGGGTGCTGCGTATAGCACGGGGAAAATATTAACCAGCCAACAGCAAACCAATTTTCAGTATATCGTGATCAATGAATTACAAGCACGTTTGCAAAATGCAAGCGTTGCGCAAAAAAGTAAATGGTGCGATGGAACTGAGGTTCCAAATATCGTGCTACCCAAAGAACAAACACCAACAGATATTGATGTCAGTTGTGATGCTGTAGATTTCACAATCAATAATGAAACAAATACGACGCTTAATCGTACTATTTCAGAGCAACAACCTGTTAAATTTGAAGTAAATAGTACGCTATTGGGTGGTAAGCTGACTGTAGGTGAATCACTCCAATGA
- a CDS encoding type IV pilin protein yields the protein MLLNRKSANSQLGFTLIEVMITVVIIAILAAIAMPTYTNYIKRSNIKAAQSDLVTLGLVYENFYQRNLSYPSTSYTSTATLKSDFAQWSPTKEDFFEFSATTTSDHKSYTLTATAKNSTNLKGCVLSINEKNARTATSCNGVTW from the coding sequence ATGTTACTTAATCGGAAAAGTGCTAATTCTCAACTCGGTTTTACTTTAATTGAAGTGATGATTACCGTCGTCATTATCGCGATTCTGGCTGCGATCGCGATGCCAACCTACACGAATTATATCAAACGTTCTAACATTAAAGCAGCACAGTCTGATCTAGTCACTCTCGGTTTAGTCTATGAAAATTTCTATCAACGTAACTTAAGCTATCCGAGTACGAGCTACACTTCAACAGCGACATTAAAAAGTGACTTTGCGCAGTGGTCTCCAACCAAAGAAGACTTTTTCGAATTTTCAGCAACGACTACTTCCGATCACAAAAGTTACACCCTCACAGCTACAGCTAAAAATTCGACAAATTTAAAAGGGTGTGTTCTAAGCATTAATGAAAAAAATGCTAGAACAGCTACTAGCTGTAATGGTGTGACATGGTAA